Proteins from a genomic interval of Miscanthus floridulus cultivar M001 unplaced genomic scaffold, ASM1932011v1 fs_92_1_2, whole genome shotgun sequence:
- the LOC136533560 gene encoding uncharacterized protein produces the protein MGAAASSSPPPSLATAAAASGPDLPPPEAAATPAKEAHQHSAAAAAAGVVADNAAAAPARRGGEADAAETVVIDASAVAGGAREGEGEEQGECGFCLFMKGGGCKDEFVAWEKCVEEVEAAGASVDVVERCQDVTAALQKCMDTHASYYEPILRAERAMAEDLEAFQAEEAALASTSAESASEEGQKEAAAARSDEGQNKQVAEAAVSGESRDPAA, from the coding sequence ATGGGAGccgctgcttcttcttctcccccACCATCCCTAGcgacagccgccgccgcctccggtcCTGATCTTCCTCCCCCGGAGGCCGCCGCTACACCAGCCAAAGAAGCTCACCAgcactccgccgccgccgccgcggccggcgtCGTCGCCGACAATGCAGCGGCAGCTCCTGCTCGTCGAGGCGGCGAGGCAGATGCCGCGGAGACGGTGGTGATCGATGCCTCCGCGGTGGCCGGCGGAGcacgggagggggagggggaggagcaAGGGGAGTGCGGGTTCTGCCTCTTCATGAAGGGCGGTGGCTGCAAGGATGAGTTTGTCGCGTGGGAGAAGtgcgtggaggaggtggaggccgcGGGTGCCAGCGTCGACGTCGTGGAGCGGTGCCAAGACGTCACGGCCGCGTTGCAGAAGTGCATGGACACGCACGCCAGCTACTACGAGCCTATCCTCCGGGCCGAGCGCGCCATGGCTGAGGACCTGGAGGCCTTTCAGGCCGAAGAAGCCGCCTTAGCCTCCACCTCTGCGGAGTCGGCGTCCGAGGAAGGCCAgaaggaggcagcggcggcgcggtcaGACGAAGGCCAGAATAAGCAGGTGGCTGAGGCGGCAGTTTCAGGGGAGAGCAGAGATCCTGCAGCCTGA